One window from the genome of Salvia splendens isolate huo1 chromosome 9, SspV2, whole genome shotgun sequence encodes:
- the LOC121749727 gene encoding bet1-like protein At4g14600 has translation MSAPYRSRDGLSARAVGYGGNSDEIQLRIDPMHSDFDDEVTGLRKQVRRLRDVAQEIETEATFQNDFLNQLQMTLIKAQAGVKNNMKRLNKSIIWEGSSHVMHVVLFALLLFFLVYFWSKLSRK, from the exons ATGTCTGCTCCATACAGATCAAG AGATGGATTGAGCGCGCGGGCCGTGGGGTATGGCGGCAATTCCGATGAGATTCAGTTGCGAATTGATCCGATGCATTCAGATTTCGACGATGAGGTGACCGGTCTTCGGAAACAAGTTCGGAGACTTCGAGAT GTGGCTCAAGAAATTGAGACTGAAGCAACGTTTCAAAATGATTTCCTGAATCAGCTG CAAATGACATTGATTAAAGCTCAGGCAGGGGTGAAAAACAACATGAAGAGACTCAATAAGAGCATCATTTGGGAAGGATCAAGCCATGTAATGCACGTTGTCCTTTTTGCACTGCTTCTGTTTTTTCTGGTCTATTTCTGGTCCAAATTGTCACGAAAATGA
- the LOC121749803 gene encoding histone deacetylase 6-like, whose translation MDSDGGASLPSVCPDARKRRVSYFYEPTIGDYYYGQGHPMKPHRIRMAHNLIVHYGLHRRMEISRPFPAAFEDIRRFHSPEYVEFLSSVAPETLLDHTHARQLRRFNVGEDCPVFDGLFDFCQASAGGSIGAAVKLNRQDADIAINWAGGLHHAKKSEASGFCYVNDIVLGILELLKVHRRVLYVDIDIHHGDGVEEAFYVTDRVMTVSFHKFGDFFPGTGHIKDVGVASGKYYALNVPLNDGLNDDNFRSLFRPIMQKVMEVYQPDAVVLQCGADSLSGDRLGCFNLSVKGHADCLRFLRSFNVPLMVLGGGGYTIRNVARCWCYETAVAVDVEPDNKLPYNEYYEYFGPDYTLHVEPSNMENLNTLRDLEKIRNMLLDQISKLQHAPSTQFQTMPPTTEVPEERDEDMEVRPKPRIWNGEHDYESDEDEIDKPSMRSLNSEDTFGENIDIRDGSDTIKIEDTSDEQR comes from the exons ATGGATTCCGACGGTGGCGCGTCGCTGCCATCTGTCTGCCCCGACGCGCGGAAGCGGCGCGTGTCCTACTTTTACGAGCCAACAATCGGCGACTACTACTACGGCCAGGGCCATCCGATGAAACCCCACCGCATCCGCATGGCACACAATCTGATCGTCCACTACGGCCTTCACCGCCGCATGGAGATCAGCCGCCCATTCCCCGCCGCCTTCGAAGACATCCGCCGCTTCCACTCGCCGGAGTACGTCGAGTTCCTCTCCTCCGTCGCGCCCGAGACTCTCCTCGACCACACGCACGCGCGTCAGCTCAGGCGCTTCAACGTGGGCGAGGACTGCCCCGTATTCGACGGCTTGTTTGACTTCTGTCAGGCCTCCGCTGGCGGCTCCATTGGCGCGGCCGTCAAGCTCAACAGGCAGGATGCGGATATCGCAATTAATTGGGCCGGGGGTTTGCACCATGCGAAGAAGAGCGAGGCTTCGGGGTTTTGCTACGTTAATGATATTGTTTTGGGGATTCTCGAGCTGCTGAAAGTTCACAGG CGGGTACTTTACGTGGACATTGATATTCACCATGGTGATGGGGTTGAGGAAGCCTTTTATGTTACTGATCGTGTTATGACAGTGTCTTTCCATAAATTTGGAGACTTTTTTCCTGGAACTGGGCATATTAAAGACGTTGGAGTGGCCTCTGGAAAGTACTATGCTCTTAATGTCCCACTGAATGATGGATTAAATGATGACAACTTCCGAAGCTTATTCCGTCCAATAATGCAGAAAGTAATGGAGGTCTATCAGCCAGATGCTGTTGTTCTTCAGTGTGGGGCTGATTCGTTGTCTGGTGATCGGTTAGGTTGCTTTAATTTGTCTGTGAAAGGCCATGCAGACTGCCTTCGGTTTTTGAGGTCATTCAATGTTCCTCTTATGGTTTTGGGCGGGGGAGGGTATACAATCAGAAATGTTGCCCGGTGCTGGTGCTACGAG ACTGCCGTGGCTGTAGATGTGGAGCCAGATAACAAGTTGCCGTACAATGAATATTACGAGTACTTTGGCCCAGATTATACTCTTCATGTGGAACCAAGTAATATGGAAAACTTGAATACGCTGAGGGATTTGGAGAAAATCAG GAACATGCTACTGGATCAAATTTCTAAACTGCAGCATGCACCCAGCACCCAGTTTCAAACAATGCCTCCAACCACAGAAGTTCCAGAAGAG AGAGACGAAGACATGGAAGTGAGACCTAAACCCCGCATATGGAATGGGGAGCATGATTACGAGTCTGATGAGGATGAGATTGACAAGCCTTCAATGCGAAGCTTGAATAGCGAAGATACATTTGGagaaaatatagatataag GGATGGTTCTGACACAATCAAGATCGAGGATACATCGGATGAACAAAGATGA
- the LOC121746569 gene encoding polymerase delta-interacting protein 2-like, which produces MMHSLNFKAAMDLNSLSFPSRLSSYSIVKNCNLRLIRTVACCTSGQSSGSGSAQDSNQSSIFSRTETYALLKQQLEVAAKSEDYKEAARIRDSLKLFEDEEPVLRLRRLLKEATAEERFEDAANYRDELKEIEPHFLLKCSSDATTLGIRVQVRSVYIEGRSQPSKDLYFFAYRIRITNNSDHAVQLLRRHWIITDANGKTESVHGVGVIGEQPVILPNTSFEYSSACPLSTPSGRMEGDYEMKHIDKLNARTFNVVIAPFSLSIFGDGVDNI; this is translated from the exons ATGATGCACAGTCTCAACTTTAAGGCGGCTATGGATCTCAACTCACTCTCGTTTCCGAGTAGGCTCAGTAGTTATAGCATTGTCAAAAATTGCAATTTGCGGCTGATTCGTACCGTGGCTTGCTGTACCTCCGGTCAGAGTTCAGGTTCAGGCTCGGCTCAGGACTCCAATCAGAGCTCGATTTTCTCTCGAACCGAAACGTACGCCTTGCTGAAGCAGCAGTTGGAAGTAGCTGCCAAATCTGAG GATTACAAAGAAGCTGCTAGAATTCGTGATTCCTTGAAATTATTTGAGGATGAAGAGCCAGTTTTGCGTCTCCGGAGATTGTTAAAAGAGGCCACTGCAGAGGAAAGATTCGAG GATGCAGCTAATTATCGTGATGAGCTTAAGGAAATTGAACCTCATTTTCTCTTGAAGTGCTCAAGTGATGCAACAACCCTG GGCATCAGAGTTCAAGTTAGGAGTGTTTATATTGAAGGTCGAAGCCAGCCTTCCAAAGATCTTTATTTTTTCGCTTATAGGATTAGAATAACAAATAATTCAGATCACGCTGTACAACTTCTTAGAAGGCATTGGATTATAACTGATGCCAACGGAAAAACTGAGAGTGTCCA TGGTGTCGGAGTGATAGGTGAACAACCCGTTATACTTCCCAACACTAGTTTCGAGTATTCATCTGCTTGTCCATTGAGTACGCCCAGTGGAAGAATG GAGGGTGACTATGAGATGAAGCATATCGATAAACTAAATGCTCGAACATTCAACGTGGTAATTGCCCCCTTTTCTCTTTCAATATTTGGAGATGGTGTTGATAATATTTGA
- the LOC121749190 gene encoding putative late blight resistance protein homolog R1B-16, with amino-acid sequence MHHRAGKTLLPDDEEEDNDDSSTTDFGGEKSAIFGLSDVYNELRDQLTVIEQLLRFKAVALVGMAGIGKTTLARKLFEDPLILDYFECRAWVKVGRKCRLEKILGHILAQLDSDRFEMCDKGEEILANSFRESLKGKRFLIVWDDVWETNLLVEIAKLCHYDKEGSRILLTSRLQHVGGRGVADLHMRLLNIEESWDLLREKVFGEESCSYQLEKVGRKVAENCEGLPLMIVKVAGFLSKYGVKTVQCWSEVMSRKNHKVYIDAYKETCEVVFPSYDNLQWHLKACFLYMGVFRQNYEIPQSKLIKMWIAEGFLESYNIQDLEHHSKACLNELVSNNLVMFTQQSSISVLEQTKGVKNCKLHSCVWYLCYREAMENKFFHVLRYLADARADGIERQRRLGIHNSVLLGIKDVHN; translated from the coding sequence ATGCATCATAGAGCTGGAAAAACATTATTGcctgatgatgaagaagaagataacGATGATTCATCCACAACTGATTTTGGTGGAGAGAAGTCGGCGATCTTCGGATTATCGGACGTGTACAATGAACTCAGAGATCAACTCACTGTAATCGAACAGTTGCTCAGATTCAAAGCTGTGGCGCTCGTTGGAATGGCTGGCATCGGTAAGACTACTCTTGCTCGGAAACTTTTCGAAGATCCTTTGATTTTAGATTACTTTGAATGCCGCGCGTGGGTGAAAGTAGGGAGAAAATGTCGATTGGAAAAAATCCTAGGGCACATTCTAGCACAATTGGATTCTGATAGATTTGAAATGTGTGATAAGGGTGAAGAAATTTTAGCTAACTCCTTCAGAGAGAGTTTGAAGGGAAAGAGGTTTCTCATTGTGTGGGATGATGTATGGGAAACTAATCTCTTAGTAGAGATTGCAAAGTTGTGTCATTACGACAAAGAAGGAAGTCGAATCTTGCTCACGAGTAGGCTACAACATGTTGGGGGACGAGGCGTAGCAGACTTGCATATGCGTTTGCTGAATATAGAAGAAAGTTGGGATCTTCTTCGTGAGAAGGTGTTTGGGGAAGAATCATGCTCGTATCAACTTGAGAAAGTTGGGAGGAAAGTGGCCGAGAATTGTGAGGGTCTTCCTCTTATGATCGTCAAGGTTGCTGGCTTCCTATCAAAGTATGGAGTAAAAACAGTCCAGTGTTGGAGTGAGGTAATGTCAAGGAAGAATCACAAAGTATACATTGATGCATACAAGGAAACATGTGAGGTAGTTTTTCCAAGCTATGACAACTTGCAATGGCATTTAAAGGCGTGCTTTCTTTATATGGGAGTTTTTCGTCAAAATTATGAGATTCCCCAATCCAAGCTTATCAAGATGTGGATTGCAGAGGGATTTCTCGAATCTTATAACATCCAAGATTTGGAGCATCACAGCAAGGCGTGTCTGAATGAGCTTGTTTCAAATAATCTTGTTATGTTCACCCAACAAAGCTCCATTTCTGTTTTGGAGCAAACTAAAGGAGTCAAGAATTGTAAGCTTCATTCTTGTGTGTGGTATCTGTGCTACAGAGAAGCTATGGAGAACAAGTTTTTCCATGTCTTAAGATACCTTGCTGATGCCCGAGCAGATGGGATTGAGAGGCAGCGTAGATTGGGCATTCACAATAGCGTGCTACTTGGTATTAAAGATGTGCACAATTAA